The Candidatus Baltobacteraceae bacterium genome has a window encoding:
- a CDS encoding DUF5069 domain-containing protein: MRGGMQRPLVDTLPRQAENPLGFMNRPGGKTAATMVTTVPDLSQSPPRSGRSMLGHYAWLGRLADKIRAEQAGTSGDYTGYCPLSTGFLERAGVKQDAFDVLISQGADDEKLVTYFDRHVSPSSRERANAFVLDEHRSDLDRQDREEGRL, encoded by the coding sequence ATGCGTGGGGGTATGCAGAGGCCGCTTGTGGATACCCTCCCGCGGCAAGCTGAGAACCCCCTCGGGTTCATGAACAGGCCCGGTGGGAAAACTGCGGCCACTATGGTTACGACCGTACCTGATCTTTCCCAGAGTCCGCCGCGCAGCGGCCGCTCGATGCTAGGGCATTATGCCTGGCTCGGTCGCCTTGCAGACAAGATCCGTGCGGAACAAGCCGGCACCAGCGGCGACTATACGGGCTACTGTCCGTTGTCGACCGGCTTTCTGGAACGCGCCGGCGTCAAGCAAGACGCATTCGACGTCCTGATCTCTCAGGGGGCCGACGACGAGAAGCTGGTGACGTATTTCGACCGGCACGTCTCACCCTCGAGCCGGGAGCGGGCCAACGCGTTCGTGCTCGACGAGCACCGCTCGGATCTCGACCGCCAAGACCGGGAGGAAGGCAGGCTCTAG
- the typA gene encoding translational GTPase TypA codes for MKTRPDIRNVAIIAHVDHGKTTLVDAMLKQSGVFREGQLVATRVLDSNPLERERGITILAKNTAVRHGEVKFNIVDTPGHADFGGEVERVLQMVQGVLLLVDAAEGVMPQTRFVLRKALELDLRAIVVVNKIDRKDARAQEVVNETFDLFIELGANDEQADFPVLFTNAKAGIAKRTLEESSDSLEPLFETIVARIPDAPAEEGPFQLLISAIDHNKYVGRIGIGRIFRGSSSVNAPIAKVARDGTVAGGLRLTTLLTFAGLERLEVEEASAGDIVCVSGIEDLNIGDTIADASSPEGIHAVAVDEPTVSMFFSVNNSPFAGREGKYLTSRQIRERLMRELESNVALRVADTESADTFEVRGRGELHLSILIETMRREGYELAVSKPQVIVTERDGKRWEPVEYVVVDVPETYSGAVIEALGRRKAMMSNMINVGESRRLEYTMPTRAIFGLRGELLTLTRGTAVMSHTYYDHQEWQGELPGRNVGALVATHTGRTTGYALMGVEQRGEFFIGPGVDVYEGMIAGRANDDKDVGLNVVREKKLTNMRAAGSDENVALAPPDELSLERAIEFIEDDELVEVTPQSIRLRKRILNESDRLRAKKRELSRS; via the coding sequence GTGAAAACTCGACCCGACATTCGCAACGTCGCGATCATCGCGCACGTCGATCACGGCAAAACCACGCTGGTAGACGCCATGCTCAAACAAAGCGGCGTCTTCCGTGAGGGCCAGCTGGTCGCCACGCGCGTTCTCGACTCAAATCCGCTCGAACGCGAGCGCGGCATCACCATTCTGGCCAAAAATACCGCGGTGCGTCACGGCGAGGTCAAGTTCAACATCGTCGACACGCCCGGCCACGCCGACTTCGGCGGCGAGGTGGAGCGCGTGCTGCAGATGGTGCAGGGCGTGCTGCTGCTCGTCGACGCGGCCGAAGGCGTCATGCCCCAAACGCGCTTCGTGCTGCGCAAAGCCCTCGAGCTCGACCTGCGAGCCATCGTGGTGGTCAATAAGATCGACCGCAAGGACGCGCGCGCGCAAGAGGTCGTCAACGAGACCTTCGATCTCTTCATCGAGCTCGGCGCCAACGACGAGCAGGCGGACTTCCCGGTGCTCTTCACCAACGCCAAGGCCGGCATCGCCAAACGTACGCTCGAGGAATCCAGCGATTCGTTGGAGCCGCTCTTCGAGACGATCGTCGCGCGCATTCCCGACGCGCCCGCCGAGGAAGGCCCGTTTCAGCTATTGATCTCGGCGATCGACCACAACAAGTACGTCGGACGCATCGGCATCGGGCGCATCTTCCGCGGCAGCTCGTCGGTGAACGCGCCGATCGCCAAGGTCGCGCGCGACGGAACGGTTGCCGGCGGCTTGCGCTTGACCACGCTGCTAACGTTCGCCGGGCTCGAGCGCCTCGAAGTCGAGGAAGCCTCGGCCGGCGACATCGTCTGCGTTTCGGGTATTGAAGATCTCAACATCGGCGATACCATCGCCGACGCATCGTCCCCCGAAGGTATCCACGCCGTCGCGGTCGACGAGCCGACCGTCTCGATGTTCTTTTCCGTCAACAACTCGCCGTTTGCGGGACGCGAAGGCAAGTACCTGACGTCGCGGCAAATTCGCGAGCGACTGATGCGCGAGCTCGAGTCGAACGTCGCGCTGCGCGTCGCCGACACCGAATCGGCGGACACGTTCGAAGTGCGCGGCCGCGGCGAGCTGCATCTCTCGATTCTCATCGAAACGATGCGCCGGGAAGGCTACGAACTCGCGGTCTCCAAACCGCAGGTCATCGTCACCGAGCGCGACGGCAAACGCTGGGAGCCGGTCGAGTACGTGGTCGTCGACGTGCCGGAGACGTACTCCGGCGCAGTGATCGAAGCGCTCGGGCGGCGTAAGGCGATGATGTCGAACATGATCAACGTCGGCGAGTCGCGGCGCTTGGAATACACCATGCCCACGCGCGCGATATTCGGCCTGCGCGGCGAGCTGTTGACGCTCACGCGCGGTACGGCGGTGATGTCACACACGTATTACGATCATCAGGAGTGGCAGGGCGAACTGCCGGGCCGCAACGTCGGAGCGCTGGTCGCCACCCATACCGGGCGCACGACGGGTTATGCGCTGATGGGCGTCGAGCAGCGCGGCGAGTTCTTCATCGGGCCGGGCGTCGACGTCTACGAAGGCATGATCGCCGGCCGCGCCAACGACGATAAAGACGTCGGGCTCAACGTCGTGCGCGAAAAGAAGCTGACGAACATGCGGGCCGCCGGCTCCGACGAAAACGTGGCGCTCGCGCCGCCCGACGAGTTATCGCTCGAGCGCGCGATCGAGTTCATCGAAGACGACGAGCTCGTCGAAGTGACGCCGCAATCGATCCGCTTGCGCAAGCGCATCCTTAACGAGAGCGACCGGCTCAGAGCCAAGAAACGCGAACTTAGTCGCTCGTAG
- a CDS encoding right-handed parallel beta-helix repeat-containing protein, which translates to MSAKTTCTGTAIRPSDDRAVQRVLDARPPGTTFCFAPGTYRFTRPVNPKAGQRLVSTVRHGAVLNGAAIVGPFSRSGNAFVARAFLKQSPESSLNCAVPKSLCDTRQDVFFDGKPLTRVTSRGLVGKTTFYEDFSTGRLWLGVNPSGHVVEQALASALVWSSNGGIVVDAFVVEFAANRAQSGAIQSYGYSGTGWTLENNVVRYNHAAGIASVPDRGNHGGSLITGNTIAGNGQEGIAAVGDALTIRDNEITRNNRVNYSCWWECGGAKFAGGPGYESRDLVVEDNDVHDNNGPGFWNDINSYNVVYRRNRVVRNVQTNGPYGYTVGSGIFIEISDRALIEDNLVENNGPPASRQGTMSFYLGAQIEASASANVTVRSNRVSGAGGIGMLQQARSDSCVFGTARAASYPDGTPVCPHRYRGKSIHWVHDNTFENNAIVETAAAGRAEVAGLDCDLHHDGAAFSPANHNVYAENSYTLPERTGAYFSWLNKLMRPATWTAHDQDAGSKF; encoded by the coding sequence GTGTCTGCGAAAACCACTTGCACCGGAACCGCGATCCGTCCCTCTGACGATCGCGCGGTCCAGCGCGTGCTCGACGCACGTCCGCCCGGCACGACGTTTTGTTTTGCGCCCGGAACATACCGGTTCACGCGGCCCGTCAATCCTAAAGCCGGACAACGCCTCGTTTCGACGGTGCGCCATGGTGCCGTCCTCAACGGGGCGGCAATCGTCGGGCCGTTTTCGCGATCCGGGAACGCCTTCGTCGCTCGTGCCTTTCTGAAACAATCGCCGGAATCGAGCCTGAACTGTGCCGTTCCCAAATCGCTCTGCGATACGCGCCAAGACGTTTTCTTCGACGGCAAGCCGCTTACGCGCGTCACGTCGCGCGGGCTCGTTGGGAAGACAACGTTCTACGAAGATTTTTCGACCGGCCGGCTGTGGCTGGGCGTTAACCCGTCCGGACACGTCGTGGAACAGGCTCTAGCATCCGCCTTGGTCTGGTCGTCCAACGGCGGAATCGTCGTCGACGCCTTCGTCGTCGAGTTCGCAGCCAATCGCGCGCAGAGCGGCGCAATCCAGAGCTACGGATACTCGGGCACCGGATGGACACTCGAAAACAACGTCGTGCGCTATAACCATGCTGCCGGTATCGCGTCGGTTCCAGACCGCGGAAACCATGGCGGCTCGCTCATTACCGGTAATACCATCGCCGGCAACGGCCAAGAAGGCATCGCTGCCGTCGGCGACGCGCTCACCATACGCGACAACGAGATTACGCGCAACAATCGGGTGAACTATAGCTGCTGGTGGGAATGCGGCGGCGCAAAGTTCGCCGGCGGACCGGGATACGAGTCGCGAGACCTCGTCGTCGAGGATAACGACGTTCACGACAATAACGGACCGGGCTTTTGGAACGACATCAACAGTTATAACGTGGTTTACCGCCGTAACCGTGTGGTACGGAACGTCCAAACCAACGGCCCGTACGGCTACACGGTAGGCTCCGGCATCTTCATCGAAATCAGCGACCGGGCGCTCATCGAAGACAACCTCGTCGAAAACAACGGACCGCCGGCCTCACGCCAGGGCACGATGTCGTTTTACCTCGGCGCGCAGATCGAAGCGTCTGCCAGCGCCAACGTGACGGTGCGCAGCAACCGCGTTAGCGGCGCCGGAGGCATTGGAATGCTTCAGCAGGCGCGCAGCGATTCGTGCGTTTTCGGTACGGCCCGCGCAGCATCGTATCCTGACGGCACGCCGGTATGTCCGCACCGCTATCGCGGCAAGTCGATTCATTGGGTTCACGACAACACGTTCGAGAACAACGCGATCGTCGAGACCGCGGCCGCCGGTCGCGCCGAAGTCGCCGGCTTGGATTGCGACCTGCACCACGACGGCGCCGCGTTCTCGCCGGCAAACCACAACGTCTACGCCGAGAATAGCTACACGCTGCCCGAGCGAACCGGCGCCTACTTCAGCTGGCTCAATAAGCTCATGCGCCCCGCAACCTGGACCGCTCACGATCAAGACGCGGGAAGCAAGTTCTGA
- a CDS encoding HAMP domain-containing sensor histidine kinase: MHLAQGRSASGDLLEHLLSITHDILQTQDITSPLESIAQSVATLFGWRFVTIVAADEPGGDLYRRVLLGFGEQVIRERLGERIARNDIKTLLLPEFEVLPNCFYNPAEREVFWARSIYLGQSTGHEPRTAPDAWHERDSLTLVLPDRDGGMLGYLSTDGPVDGKVPSIETLRQMQLFVNLVGLALANARAHLSEIERRQLLEENVALQNEFFGMVSHEVRSPLAAIRGATSLLETHWETMGGERREELLNVLGSATTRLATIFEDFLLLSRMDAGQLSLRMTSVAPIAIIEESIARLRSEHPDRLFNVAYLDPVPNVLADEGRFVQIVANLLSNAVKYSYPNSPIHIEIKPVGEREMGVYVVNEGIGIPASDTEKLFKRFGRLTYDNGSTGLGLYICRELVTMMNGAIGLESEGGRRTTFWFTLPRTTEQ; encoded by the coding sequence ATGCACCTCGCGCAGGGGCGCTCGGCTAGCGGCGATCTTCTCGAACATCTGCTGTCGATTACGCACGATATTCTGCAGACCCAGGATATCACTTCACCACTCGAGTCGATCGCGCAAAGCGTAGCCACGCTCTTCGGTTGGCGTTTCGTGACGATCGTTGCCGCTGACGAACCCGGCGGCGACCTCTATCGCCGCGTGCTTTTGGGCTTTGGCGAACAGGTCATTCGCGAACGGCTCGGCGAGCGCATCGCTCGCAACGACATCAAAACGCTGCTCCTTCCCGAGTTCGAAGTGCTGCCGAACTGCTTCTACAATCCGGCCGAACGCGAAGTGTTCTGGGCGCGCTCCATCTATCTCGGACAGAGTACCGGGCACGAGCCGCGCACGGCGCCCGACGCCTGGCACGAACGCGACTCGCTGACCTTGGTGTTACCGGATCGCGACGGCGGCATGCTCGGCTACCTTTCGACCGACGGACCGGTCGACGGCAAGGTGCCGTCGATCGAAACGCTTCGCCAGATGCAGCTCTTCGTCAACCTCGTAGGCCTTGCGTTGGCCAACGCACGCGCGCACTTGTCGGAAATCGAGCGGCGGCAGCTGCTCGAAGAAAACGTGGCGCTGCAGAACGAGTTTTTCGGCATGGTCTCGCACGAAGTTCGTTCGCCGCTGGCCGCGATTCGCGGCGCGACGTCGCTGCTGGAAACGCATTGGGAAACGATGGGCGGCGAGCGCCGCGAGGAGTTGCTCAACGTCTTGGGCAGCGCTACCACACGCCTCGCGACCATCTTCGAAGATTTTCTTTTACTCTCGCGGATGGACGCGGGACAACTTTCGCTCCGCATGACCAGCGTCGCGCCGATCGCGATCATCGAGGAGTCGATCGCGCGGCTGCGCAGCGAGCACCCGGACCGTTTGTTCAACGTCGCGTACCTCGACCCGGTGCCCAACGTTCTGGCCGACGAAGGTCGTTTCGTTCAGATCGTCGCGAATTTGCTCTCAAATGCCGTGAAATACTCGTATCCCAATAGCCCGATCCATATCGAGATCAAGCCGGTCGGCGAGCGCGAGATGGGCGTGTACGTGGTCAACGAGGGCATCGGCATCCCGGCCAGCGACACCGAGAAGCTGTTCAAGCGTTTCGGCCGGCTGACGTACGACAACGGCTCGACCGGTCTGGGACTCTACATTTGTCGCGAGCTCGTGACGATGATGAACGGAGCCATCGGACTGGAAAGCGAAGGTGGACGGCGAACCACGTTCTGGTTCACCCTACCACGCACCACCGAGCAATAA
- a CDS encoding ATP-dependent Clp protease proteolytic subunit, with the protein MGHLVPTVLENNGRYERAYDIYSRLLKDRIVFVGGTIDDALANLVMAQLLFLEKEDPQADIDLYINSPGGSVTAGLAIYDTMQFVKPDVATICAGLAASAATVLLVGGAPGKRMALPRSKMLIHQPWVSQIGGQATDIEIHAREMLATRQLLATIYSERTGKTVEKILADLERDYHMNAQDAREYGLIDEILMR; encoded by the coding sequence ATGGGACATCTTGTGCCGACCGTACTGGAGAATAATGGGCGGTACGAACGCGCCTACGACATTTACTCTCGCCTCTTAAAGGACCGTATCGTCTTCGTCGGTGGAACGATTGACGATGCTCTTGCTAATCTCGTGATGGCGCAGCTGCTCTTCCTAGAGAAGGAGGATCCGCAAGCCGATATCGACCTCTACATCAACAGTCCGGGCGGCAGCGTGACCGCCGGACTTGCGATCTACGATACGATGCAGTTCGTGAAACCGGACGTCGCGACGATCTGCGCAGGCCTTGCCGCTTCGGCCGCTACGGTGCTCTTGGTCGGGGGTGCCCCCGGAAAGCGCATGGCGCTGCCGAGAAGTAAAATGCTCATTCATCAGCCATGGGTCTCGCAGATTGGTGGCCAGGCTACGGACATCGAGATTCACGCACGCGAGATGCTCGCGACGCGTCAATTGCTAGCGACAATTTATTCGGAGCGAACCGGAAAAACGGTCGAAAAAATCCTTGCCGATCTGGAACGCGATTATCACATGAACGCACAGGACGCGCGGGAATACGGGCTTATCGACGAAATCCTCATGCGTTAG
- a CDS encoding UvrD-helicase domain-containing protein: MPDALYFGTTWQTAGWLLEHESIRTPLLDALSDPEKLKVVQMGLFRQGPVRMVYDDKLGLVCFWNIDYLTGLADEGLGFIKLSGTYGLVNFPRIAFEAFERELTVLNYRLRNLIFESAYYHQDFEDGSHKVLAGRGTEARDYSIGYAETQLAVRAQAVSRKVVVCVGPEGDWKRAGAAATAERAILGDLSESLVERISEARGSASLLTQNALVELRMAISPPIQQPPLTEVTRRAGPLAVEESDKYRTAGWPFEQWLSDGTTLSEDQLNILMGDGVLKHPIRIIGPAGAGKTLLMQLMAMRLQTIDPSASKIIFITHNQPMELAIRERFAVLGAKQFTLANNIAVTTLERYANDTLLLRDVNLLEPTSADAKNTQLAFVNQAFLEAAKISESIVKGSDVLGVIAKDLNTFGEFVRSDFSVAIKAQNLQSDKTSYVNSSVALGKLHGILTPDERAVVYQAFQIYQNMLDEYGVLDTDDVALTMLGKLSSPVWHHQRKSMGFDYIFVDEAQLFNENERKIFQYLGNGKRPFVPIVLALDEGQQFFGESRVGLALLGIKDAERENLRYNHRMTARIADLAFYVISQSTELFTLDFPDYTKTTETPSHTSDGSKPHLERVGADEFLSNAVAQLVRDCRRDGLRQIAIVCFNESYWLELEEKLKDKLKDLDFFPMLRRGERPRGHSFTTLCRPAIVGGQEFDAVIAVGLEQGVVPKYVSNSALQTALEQQALRDVYVTFSRAKDRLTVLIGSQADPAPILRGAIEQGLLEVIP; the protein is encoded by the coding sequence GTGCCCGACGCGCTCTATTTTGGTACGACATGGCAGACAGCAGGCTGGCTACTCGAACACGAATCTATACGCACGCCACTCCTTGACGCACTCAGCGATCCTGAAAAGCTAAAGGTAGTGCAGATGGGACTGTTTAGGCAGGGCCCAGTTCGAATGGTCTATGACGATAAATTGGGGCTGGTTTGCTTTTGGAACATCGATTATCTTACCGGGTTGGCGGATGAGGGGCTCGGCTTTATCAAGCTTTCTGGGACGTACGGGCTAGTCAATTTTCCGAGGATTGCCTTTGAAGCGTTCGAACGCGAGCTGACCGTTCTGAACTATCGCTTGCGTAACCTCATATTCGAATCCGCCTACTATCATCAGGACTTCGAGGACGGTAGTCATAAGGTTCTTGCGGGGAGAGGCACTGAAGCACGCGACTACAGTATCGGCTATGCCGAAACCCAGCTCGCCGTCAGAGCACAGGCGGTATCAAGAAAGGTCGTTGTTTGCGTTGGTCCGGAGGGCGACTGGAAGCGCGCTGGCGCTGCGGCAACTGCTGAGCGGGCCATCCTGGGCGACCTCTCTGAGTCCCTTGTAGAGCGCATAAGCGAAGCGCGAGGCTCTGCTTCACTATTGACGCAAAATGCGCTCGTCGAACTTCGTATGGCAATTAGTCCACCGATACAGCAGCCGCCGCTCACCGAGGTAACAAGGCGCGCCGGGCCTCTCGCCGTTGAAGAATCCGACAAATATAGAACCGCCGGATGGCCCTTCGAGCAGTGGTTGTCCGATGGCACCACGCTTTCCGAGGACCAGCTAAATATCCTCATGGGCGATGGTGTCCTCAAGCATCCAATCCGAATAATTGGGCCGGCTGGTGCAGGCAAGACTTTGCTAATGCAGTTGATGGCCATGCGACTGCAAACCATCGATCCATCCGCTTCAAAGATAATCTTCATTACGCACAACCAGCCGATGGAGTTAGCTATTCGAGAGCGTTTCGCGGTGCTCGGCGCAAAGCAGTTTACTCTGGCCAACAATATAGCCGTGACCACGCTTGAGCGTTATGCAAATGACACACTGCTGCTAAGGGACGTTAATCTACTTGAGCCGACCAGTGCAGATGCGAAGAATACGCAGCTCGCATTCGTTAATCAAGCGTTTTTGGAGGCCGCAAAGATCAGCGAATCCATCGTTAAGGGATCCGATGTACTCGGCGTAATCGCTAAGGACCTTAATACGTTTGGCGAATTTGTGCGGTCCGACTTCTCCGTGGCAATCAAAGCGCAAAATCTCCAATCCGATAAGACGTCATATGTAAACTCCTCCGTTGCGCTCGGTAAACTGCACGGGATTCTTACGCCTGATGAGCGAGCGGTCGTATATCAAGCGTTCCAGATATATCAGAATATGCTCGATGAGTACGGCGTGCTTGACACTGATGACGTGGCTCTTACGATGCTTGGAAAATTAAGCTCACCTGTCTGGCACCACCAGCGCAAATCTATGGGATTTGACTATATATTTGTAGACGAGGCGCAATTGTTCAACGAAAATGAGCGCAAGATTTTTCAGTACCTCGGCAATGGGAAGCGACCATTTGTGCCAATCGTTCTTGCTCTCGACGAGGGCCAGCAGTTTTTCGGCGAATCGCGGGTAGGTCTAGCTCTTCTTGGGATTAAGGACGCCGAACGCGAGAATCTTCGATACAATCATCGAATGACGGCTAGAATCGCCGACTTGGCTTTTTACGTGATTTCGCAGAGCACGGAGCTTTTTACGCTGGATTTCCCTGACTACACGAAGACCACCGAGACGCCCTCTCACACGTCCGATGGAAGCAAGCCACACTTGGAGCGCGTCGGAGCCGACGAATTTCTATCTAACGCGGTCGCCCAACTTGTTAGGGACTGTCGCCGCGATGGATTAAGGCAGATTGCGATCGTTTGTTTTAACGAGTCCTACTGGTTGGAGCTCGAAGAGAAACTCAAGGACAAATTAAAGGACTTGGATTTTTTCCCGATGTTGCGGCGTGGGGAGCGCCCGCGCGGACATAGCTTCACGACCCTTTGCCGGCCGGCAATTGTCGGCGGCCAGGAGTTCGACGCAGTAATCGCCGTCGGCCTGGAACAGGGGGTCGTTCCAAAATATGTTTCAAATTCGGCACTGCAAACCGCTCTTGAACAGCAAGCTCTTAGGGATGTGTATGTTACATTTAGTCGCGCGAAGGACAGGCTGACGGTATTGATCGGTAGTCAGGCCGATCCCGCGCCAATTCTAAGGGGTGCAATTGAGCAGGGCCTTCTCGAAGTCATACCATAG
- a CDS encoding DNA cytosine methyltransferase — translation MAYRLFDLFSGTGAFSKGFENSLSAEYQTVFCNDLLPVAVRTATANHPHAKCVSGDIRKLRREHVAEMLKLRRGQVDVIIGGPPCQGFSSIRPFRSSEEDDPRNSLFEEFASFVNYFRPRALVIENVVGLATHKGGETIEAMQTCFEQLGYDTDWRILNAAHFGIPQRRERLIFIGLPRGAKITFPNPTHSSNGSTIGYRDRTRMLLPDEDTLFTRAPNLEPAITVMEAIGDLPRIESGEESLAYDVAPTNAYQAARRKGLTKLTLHGSTKHTKKMLRIIKHSGPNIYSIPKHLITSGFSSCYSRLDGDCPSVTITVNFVHPASNRCIHPVLNRALTPREGARLQSFDDDFVFCGNRSQIVKQIGNAVPPLLGKVIGEHLASLIA, via the coding sequence TTGGCGTATCGGCTTTTTGATCTGTTCTCTGGAACAGGTGCCTTCTCAAAGGGTTTCGAGAACTCTCTGTCCGCCGAGTACCAAACGGTTTTCTGCAACGACTTACTCCCGGTTGCTGTGCGAACCGCTACTGCCAATCATCCCCATGCAAAGTGTGTCAGCGGCGACATAAGAAAGCTTCGACGCGAACACGTCGCGGAGATGCTCAAGCTACGTCGTGGGCAGGTTGACGTGATAATCGGAGGTCCCCCTTGCCAGGGATTTTCTTCGATAAGGCCTTTTAGATCATCCGAGGAGGACGATCCACGGAATAGCCTCTTTGAAGAGTTTGCTTCATTCGTAAACTATTTTCGACCAAGAGCACTCGTTATTGAGAACGTCGTTGGGCTCGCGACGCATAAGGGTGGCGAGACGATCGAGGCAATGCAAACCTGCTTCGAGCAACTCGGCTACGATACCGACTGGCGCATCCTTAACGCGGCCCACTTTGGTATACCGCAGCGTAGGGAGCGACTTATTTTCATAGGATTGCCACGCGGAGCGAAGATAACGTTCCCTAACCCAACTCACAGTTCCAATGGAAGCACGATTGGCTACCGTGATCGGACACGCATGCTTTTGCCTGATGAGGATACGCTATTCACCAGGGCGCCAAACCTTGAGCCCGCTATAACTGTGATGGAAGCAATCGGCGACTTACCAAGGATCGAATCCGGCGAGGAATCACTGGCGTATGACGTAGCACCGACCAATGCGTACCAAGCAGCTAGGCGAAAGGGCTTGACTAAGCTAACGCTCCACGGATCGACGAAGCACACCAAGAAGATGCTTCGTATCATCAAACACTCCGGTCCAAATATTTATTCGATACCGAAGCACCTTATAACCAGCGGCTTTAGCTCGTGTTATTCGCGGCTCGATGGCGACTGCCCATCGGTAACGATCACCGTTAATTTTGTTCATCCGGCATCGAACCGTTGCATACATCCCGTACTGAACCGTGCCCTTACCCCTAGAGAGGGCGCACGACTGCAGTCATTCGATGACGATTTTGTTTTCTGCGGAAATCGTTCACAGATCGTAAAGCAGATTGGTAATGCCGTGCCGCCGCTCCTTGGCAAAGTAATAGGCGAGCACCTCGCATCCCTGATCGCCTAG
- a CDS encoding helix-turn-helix transcriptional regulator, with translation MSENDEGLVAAFLAILKELRNDQNLTHESLAELAGIDRTYIGVLEKGNSQPTLGMAQKLAEALGFPLSGLVAMAEGRAGLEAAPPKAPERTERAVSTEFCHNVAQLTHLTGLTCEMLVEAIRYCYETLDIIDDQLIAHGSNRLAGLVELANLSSMVGNLLGAGIAQASNGLYIRNGPHTYPDLLPQKSPAVDLELKVALETNRPKGHLPKAGTYITFRYVLTDEAGVFTRGTANRGLRAFVWEAKVGVLTKDDFDISSTSGDSGKTAVIKTKVHDNMSTVYQVDDLNPYARPRIVEERQLALPEMPTE, from the coding sequence GTGTCGGAAAATGACGAGGGACTAGTCGCCGCATTTCTTGCGATCTTAAAAGAACTGCGCAACGATCAGAATCTTACTCATGAGTCTCTCGCCGAGCTTGCCGGGATTGACCGGACCTACATCGGCGTCTTAGAAAAGGGCAACTCCCAGCCCACGCTCGGCATGGCGCAGAAGCTCGCCGAAGCCCTAGGGTTTCCACTTTCCGGCTTGGTCGCTATGGCCGAAGGGCGAGCGGGTCTCGAAGCCGCGCCGCCAAAAGCTCCCGAGCGAACCGAACGAGCCGTTTCGACGGAGTTCTGCCACAACGTAGCGCAGTTGACTCACCTAACCGGCCTAACATGCGAAATGCTCGTTGAAGCGATCAGATATTGTTACGAAACGCTGGACATAATCGACGATCAGCTCATCGCGCACGGCTCAAACCGCCTTGCCGGCTTAGTGGAACTCGCGAACCTTTCTTCAATGGTCGGCAACCTTCTCGGAGCGGGAATCGCTCAAGCGTCGAACGGCCTTTACATAAGAAATGGACCGCATACTTATCCCGATCTTCTTCCGCAGAAGTCTCCCGCCGTTGACTTAGAACTCAAGGTAGCTCTCGAAACAAACCGTCCCAAAGGACATCTGCCAAAGGCGGGAACGTATATCACATTCCGGTATGTTCTCACAGATGAAGCAGGTGTGTTCACACGGGGCACCGCGAATCGAGGACTTCGCGCCTTTGTTTGGGAGGCTAAGGTTGGCGTTTTGACCAAGGACGACTTCGATATTAGCAGTACTTCGGGCGATTCCGGAAAAACCGCTGTTATTAAAACAAAAGTTCACGACAACATGAGCACCGTTTACCAAGTAGACGATTTAAATCCTTACGCTAGGCCGCGTATCGTCGAGGAGCGCCAGTTAGCTCTCCCGGAAATGCCTACTGAATAA